A stretch of DNA from Micromonospora peucetia:
ACGGCTACATCGACCACTTCCAGATCGTCCACTCCGGTGGCGACGAGGCCGACGGTGACCCGCACCAGGGCGAGGACGCCATCTGGAGCCACCGCTGGTACGCCTACGCGTCCGACCAGGGCTCGACCGGCCCGGTCGGCAACCCGCTCGGCGGCACCCAGATCGGCAACACCGGCCTCTGGATCGGTGACTACACGATCCAGCCGGAGAACGGTGGCCGGAGCGTCTTCTACCACGAGTACGCCCACGACCTCGGGCTGCCGGACGACTACAACGTCACCAGTGGTGGGGACAACAACAACGAGCACTGGACCCTGATGGCCCAGAGCCGGCTCGGCGCCAAGAACGACGCCGGCATCGGCGACCGTGGTGGCGACCTGGGCGCGTGGAACAAGCTCCAGCTCGGCTGGCTCGACTACGAGGTGGTCGTCGCGGGGCAGAAGCGCACCATGACCCTCGGCCCGCAGGAATACAACACCGACGAGGCCCAGGGCGTCGTCGTGGTGCTCCCCCAGCGGGACTACACGTTCGACCACGGTGCGCCGTTCGAGGGCACCAAGCAGTTCTTCTCCGGCAACAAGGACGACCTCAACAGCACGATGACCCGGACGCTGGACTTCACCGGGAAGTCGTCGGCGGCGCTGTCGATGAAGGGCCGCTACAACATCGAGGCCGACTACGACTACCTGTTCTTCGAGGCCTCGCTGGACGGCGGGCAGTCCTGGGTCACCCTGCCCGGCACGGCCAACGGCCAGCCGCTCAAGGAGATCTCGGCCGGCCGCTTCGCGCTGGACGGCAGCAGCAACGGCCAGTGGGTCGACGTCGCCATCCCGATGGACGTGGCGGCGGGCAAGGTCGCGCAGTTCCGGCTCCGCTACCAGACCGACGGCGGTGTCTCCGACGGTGGCTTCTACGGTGACGCGATCACCGTGACCGCCGACGGTCAGACCGTCCTCTCCGACGGCGCCGAGTCCGGCGCCGCGGGCTGGACGCTCGCCGGTGGCTTCGAGACCGCCGCGGCGAGCTACACCAAGGCGTACGACAACTACTACATCGCGGGCACCCGGCAGTACATCTCGTACGACAAGTACCTGAAGACCGGCCCGTACTTCTTCGGCTACTCGAACACCCGCCCGGACTACGTGGACAACTACGCGTACCAGGAGGGTCTGCTGATCTCCTACTGGAACACCCGCTGGGCGGACAACGACACGTTCGCGCACCCGGGTGAGGGTCGCAACATGATCATCGACGCGCACCCGCGGCCGATCTACAACCTGACCGGCCAGCCCTGGCGGTCCCGCGTCCAGGTCTACGACGCGCCGTTCGGTCTGAAGAAGGCCGACTCGTTCACGCTGCACCTCAACAGCCAGCCGCAGTACATCCGTGGCCAGGCCGCGCAGCCGCTGTTCGACGACACCCAGCAGTACTGGTTCCCGGAGCTGCCGAACCACGGCGTCAAGCTCCCGGCCACCGGCACCAAGATCAAGGTTCTGGAGAAGAACGGCCTCAACACCAAGATCCGTATCTCCTGATCCACTGATCCCGCACCACCAGCACCACGCGATGCCCGGGCAGGTCACCTGCCCGGGCATCGCCCGTTTCGCCGGCCGGTCACCGGCGTCGGCATCATGAAGATCGACACGGTCGGCTGGGCGGGCGTCGAACTCCCCGCCGCGAGCGGTCCCGGCCACCCCACAGGTCGGCCGCGGAACCGGCCGGCGTCGGGGTCCTAGGCTGTCTGCCATGACCGAGCAGCGTGGCGGGCCCGTCGACGAGTCCTGCGTCCTCACCGAGGGGCCGTGGACGCACCGGTTCGTCGGCGCCAACGGCAGCCGCTTCCACGTCGTGGAGGCCGGCACCGGCCCGATGGTGCTCTTCCTGCACGGCTTCCCGGAGCACTGGTGGGCCTGGCACGAGATGCTGCCGGCGGTCGCCGACGCCGGTTTCCGGGCCGTCGCGGTCGACCTGCGCGGCTACGGCGCCAGCGACAAACCGCCCCGGGGGTACGACGGCTACACGCTCGCCGCCGACGTCGCCGGGCTGATCCGGGGCCTCGGCGAACGGTCCGCCACCGTGGTGGGCACCGGCATCGGCGGCATGATCGCGTGGACGGTGGCGTCGTTCCACCCGTCGCTGGTCCGCCGGCTGGTGGTGCTCGGCGCTCCCCACCCGCTCCGGCTCCGGGCCGCCATCTTCGCCGATCCGCGCGGCCAGTTCGCCGCCGCCACGCCCACCCTGAAGTTCCAGCTGCCCCGCTACGAGCACGTGCTGACCCGCGACGACGCGGCGGCCGTCGACGAGATGCTGCGCCGCTGGGGCGGGCCGCGCTGGATCGGCGGTCCGGGCTTCGAGGCGTACGCGCAGCGGTGCCGGGAGGCCATGCTCATCCCGCAGGCGGCGTTCTGCGCCCTGGAGGGCTACCGCTGGGCGTTCCGCTCGGTGCTCCGCCTGCACGGCTACCGCTTCGTCCGGCTGATGCAGAAGCCGCTCATCACGCCCACCCTCCAGTTGCACGGCGCGCTGGACGAGGCATCCCTGCCGCGTACCGCCCAGGGCTCCGGCCGGTACGTGGTGGCGCCCTACGAGTGGCGGCTCCTGGACGGCATCGGGCACTTCCCGCACGTGGAGGCCGGCGACGTGGTGCTGGGCGAGATCCTGCGCTGGGCGAAGTCCTGACTCAGACCCGCTGCTCGCGCAGGTCGGCCACCTCGGCGGCGGGCGCCCAGCCCTGGTAGACGCCGAAGTCGAAAACCTCCAGCCCCATCGCCCGGGCCACCGGCCAGCGCCCGCCGGTGTACTCCACCCGAAGCCAGCCGTCGTGCTCGCCGAGAACGATGAACGGCTGCCCCTGCCAGGTGCAGGTGGTCCGCACGTACGCCAGGTCGTCGACCTCGGTGGCCGGCAGCACCCGGACGTACCGGCCGGGACGGACCTCCTCGAAGCCCTCGCCCGCCTCCGGCTGGTAGAGCCGGACGTCGTCGCCGTCCGGGCTCGCCTGGTATTCCCGGCCCTGCCAGCGGGCCACGTAGCCGTCGCGCGTCACTGCTCACCGACCTGTCGCCACCGCAGCGCGTCCGTGTCGAGAATGGCGACCACCCGCTCGGTGCCGTCCGCGCCGATCCGCCACAGCTGCGCGCCGTGCGGCAGCCGGGCGCTGTCCACCTTGAACTCCGCCACCACGTCGCTGCTCTCACCCGGCGCGAACCCGTTGCCCCGGAACGGCGGGCGCTCGATGACCCAGCCCTCCATGGCCCGCATGGCGGCCTCGTTCTGCCCGCCGTACGGGATCCGGTAGAGGCTGGGCCGGTGTGCCGGCCAGCGCAGCACGTAGATGTCCCCGGCGTCGCGTGCGAAGGGGGAGTCCGGGTAGCCCAGGCCGAGCGCGTCGTGCAGCTCGGCCGGGCTGGTGAGGTGGGCCAGCTCGCCGGCCCGGTGCACGAAGCCGGAGACCCGGTCGTAGCCCCGTTCCAGGTAGTACGCGAGCTGGCTGGGGGCGACCGCCTTCTGCATCACGGTCGGCCGTGCGGGGTCGGGCGCGGGTGGGTCGTAGCGGGGGCGGCTGACCGGTTCCTCGGCGGCGGGCAGCTCGGTCTCGGCGTCGTCACCGAGCCCCACCTCGGCCGCCCAGTTGGCCAGCCCGACGATCTGCTCGCCGGGCAGCTTCGCCCCGACCGGAGTGCCCGGGTTGACCGCGAACGACCAGCACTCGTCCGGCCAGCGACGGATCAGCTGGACGAACCTGACCTCGATGGTCTCGACCGTCGCGTCGGTGTGGTCGGCGAGCCGCTCCGGCGAGGTGTGCACCACGACGAACGTCTCGCCGTCCAGTTCCTCCGTACGCCAGACGAAGCCGGGCTCGCCGGGCCGGCTGCCCGGCGCGGATTCGGCCGCCACCGGCAACAGCACGCGGGCCAGCAGCAGGGTGGACAGAAAGGTGTCGGTGCTGCCGGCGCCGGCGGCATCCAGCAGATTCTCCTCGACCTCGTTGGCCGGCTGGAAGCCGGCCGGCCCGGCATCGGGCGACAGGTCCCCGACGACCCGCCCGATCTCGGCCTCCGTCGTCGGTACGTCGGCGACCGACCCGTGGTCCTCCGTCGGCGCGATCGGCTCGACATCGGAGTCGCCGGCATCGGTCGACGCCGTCGCCGCTGGCGCGGTCTCCTCCCGGGCCGCACCATCCGGCGCCGGCGCGGCCCCGGGCACGGCGACGCTCGCCGGCTCCCGCTGCCCCATCGGGGCACCGGACCACGCCGGGTCGGCGAGGGTGGGCTCCTCCCCGGACCACGCCGGATCGGCGGGAACGGGCACCTCTCCGGTCGCCGCCGGCTCGCCGGGCCACACCGGGTCGACGGGCGCGGTCGGGTGTCCGGTCTCGGGCGTGACGCCGGGCGCGGCCGGCGCGGGCGCGACATCGGCCGGGACGGCCGACGCGGCCACCGACTCCCGCCGACGCCGGACCGGCTCGAACAGCGAGACGGTCTCGTCGGCTGCCGAACCGGGCTCGGCGGCGGGCGGCCCGGCGAGGTCCCGCGACTCTATGACGGTGCCCTCGATGACGATCGGCGTGTATCCGCGCCGGGGGGCGGGAGGCGCGGACACCGGCTCCGCACCCGAGGCGTCCGCCACCGGTTCGGCACCGACCGGCTCGGGGGTGGGCCGCTGGTGTGGCAGCGCCTGGGTGGCGTCCTCGGGCTGCTCCGGTCGACGCCCGCCGTACGTTGGTGACGGCCCGGGCTCCGGGGCGCGGGCCCGAAGGTCCCGGGTGGCGTCCTCGTCGGGCCCACGCGGCGGCAACACCTGGGTGGCCTCCGCGCCGGGCACCGCGAACGCCCGGGTCGATTCCCCGTCGGACACCGCGAAAGCCCGAGTCGGCTCCGCGTCGGACACCGCGAAAGCCCGAGTCGGCTCCGCGTCGGACACCGCGAACGCACGGGTCGGTTCCGCGTCGGACACCGCGAAAGCCCGAGTCGGCTCCCCGCCGGTCGGGGCGCTCGGGATCGGGTGGGTCGGCTCCTGCGGCACTGGTTCCACGAGCGGCCGGCGGCGGGGGAACGGCTGACTGCCGGACCCGAGGCGGGGCGGCGGAGCGGCCCGCTCGCCGGAGCGCAGCGCCTCCTGCCGATAGGCCGCCGCACGACCGGACGCCGGTTCGAAGAACGACCGGTTCGTCCGCTCCGGGGCCTCCCCGGCGGGGCGGCCGTTGGTCGACGGCGTGGGCTGGGCGTCGGGCGTCGGCAGGCCCCTCGGTCGCTCGGTCAGCGGCGCGGAACGCGGCGGCGGAAGCCGGTCGGGTGCCGACCCGGCGTCGAACCCCGCAGGGCCGCCAGCCGTCGGAGCGCCGCTGCGCGGATCCGGCTGGCCCGGCGGGAACGCCGGCGTGACGGACGTGCGGGACGACTCCGCCGGCAGCCCGGGTCGGGCGGGTGCGGAGGCACGGCCGGTGGACGACACGGCCGTGGGCTCGGGCCGGAGCGTGCCGTCAAACCGGGCCACGCCGGTGGTCGGCCCGGTGTCCGGCCCGCCCGGCAGGTCCTGACCGGCAGCCTGGGCCCGCGCCCTGGCGGCCGTCTCCACCCGCTCCAACCGCGCCCGCGCCCCCATGGTGCGGCCGGGCAGCCGGACGTCGCCCCGGGAGAGCTGGGCGACGAACCAGGCCGGCAGGTAGCCCTCGACGGGCAGGCCGGGGTTCACCGCCAGCCACCACTCGTGGTTGGGCCAGCCGTCGGCCAGGTCGGTGTACGTGATGCGCCGGACGGCGCTCTCGTTCTCGCCGAGGCAGGCGCGGACGGCGGAGCTGGAGGTGAACGCCAGCACGTGGGTGCGGCCACCGGTGCTCCAGGTGCCCCAGCCCACCGGTGCCGTCCCCGCGAGCGCCTCGGCGGAGATCGGCAGCAACAGCTCGGTCCGGGCCAGGACGCGGAAGTAGAGCTGTTGGTCGTTGGCGCGCAGCGCGTCCCGCATCGCCGCTTCGGCGTCGGTGGCCGGCTCCCACTCGGTCACGGCCACCCCCTTCTCCCGCGAACAGGCCATAGGTATCGCGTACAACCTACAAGGTCAAGGCAAGATCACAATCGCTGGCTGGCAGCGGTGCGCCGGGTGCCGCCGAAGGCGCTAACATCCCGTTCCGGAGTCGACACGATACGGAGGCGGTCGATGTCCCGGTCCCCCGCGCGCCCACTTCTCGCCGCTCTCACGACGGCGTTGCTGACCGCCGTTCCGGCCGGCCCCGCGGTCGCCGACCATCCGGCCGAACCCACCCCCGGCCCGGTCCCCGCCGGACGGTCCGCGTCCGCGTCGACGTTCGTACGCGCGGCTCCCGGCTGCGCCTCGCCCCTCGCCCCGGTCCGGCCGGTGTCCGCACCCCCCTGGCCCCAGCAGCGGTACGCCCCGGAACGGCTGACCCCACTCGCCACCGGGGCCGGCGTGACGGTCGCGGTGATCGACTCGGGGGTGGACCGGCGGCACCCGCAGTTGGCCGGCCGGGTGCTCGACGGCACCGACCTGCTCGACCCCGGCGGCGACGGCAGCCGGGACTGCGCCGGCCACGGCACCGGTGTGGCGAGCATCATCGCCGCCGCTCCCCGCGACGGGGTGGCGTTCCGTGGGCTGGCCCCGGGGACCCGGATCCTGCCGGTACGGGTCAGCGAGCAG
This window harbors:
- a CDS encoding SseB family protein, with the translated sequence MTEWEPATDAEAAMRDALRANDQQLYFRVLARTELLLPISAEALAGTAPVGWGTWSTGGRTHVLAFTSSSAVRACLGENESAVRRITYTDLADGWPNHEWWLAVNPGLPVEGYLPAWFVAQLSRGDVRLPGRTMGARARLERVETAARARAQAAGQDLPGGPDTGPTTGVARFDGTLRPEPTAVSSTGRASAPARPGLPAESSRTSVTPAFPPGQPDPRSGAPTAGGPAGFDAGSAPDRLPPPRSAPLTERPRGLPTPDAQPTPSTNGRPAGEAPERTNRSFFEPASGRAAAYRQEALRSGERAAPPPRLGSGSQPFPRRRPLVEPVPQEPTHPIPSAPTGGEPTRAFAVSDAEPTRAFAVSDAEPTRAFAVSDAEPTRAFAVSDGESTRAFAVPGAEATQVLPPRGPDEDATRDLRARAPEPGPSPTYGGRRPEQPEDATQALPHQRPTPEPVGAEPVADASGAEPVSAPPAPRRGYTPIVIEGTVIESRDLAGPPAAEPGSAADETVSLFEPVRRRRESVAASAVPADVAPAPAAPGVTPETGHPTAPVDPVWPGEPAATGEVPVPADPAWSGEEPTLADPAWSGAPMGQREPASVAVPGAAPAPDGAAREETAPAATASTDAGDSDVEPIAPTEDHGSVADVPTTEAEIGRVVGDLSPDAGPAGFQPANEVEENLLDAAGAGSTDTFLSTLLLARVLLPVAAESAPGSRPGEPGFVWRTEELDGETFVVVHTSPERLADHTDATVETIEVRFVQLIRRWPDECWSFAVNPGTPVGAKLPGEQIVGLANWAAEVGLGDDAETELPAAEEPVSRPRYDPPAPDPARPTVMQKAVAPSQLAYYLERGYDRVSGFVHRAGELAHLTSPAELHDALGLGYPDSPFARDAGDIYVLRWPAHRPSLYRIPYGGQNEAAMRAMEGWVIERPPFRGNGFAPGESSDVVAEFKVDSARLPHGAQLWRIGADGTERVVAILDTDALRWRQVGEQ
- a CDS encoding alpha/beta fold hydrolase, with the protein product MTEQRGGPVDESCVLTEGPWTHRFVGANGSRFHVVEAGTGPMVLFLHGFPEHWWAWHEMLPAVADAGFRAVAVDLRGYGASDKPPRGYDGYTLAADVAGLIRGLGERSATVVGTGIGGMIAWTVASFHPSLVRRLVVLGAPHPLRLRAAIFADPRGQFAAATPTLKFQLPRYEHVLTRDDAAAVDEMLRRWGGPRWIGGPGFEAYAQRCREAMLIPQAAFCALEGYRWAFRSVLRLHGYRFVRLMQKPLITPTLQLHGALDEASLPRTAQGSGRYVVAPYEWRLLDGIGHFPHVEAGDVVLGEILRWAKS
- a CDS encoding immune inhibitor A domain-containing protein → MGLLGLSLTAMGLAVSTSASAAPQPKLPTAAPSVAEPAPDHDLPNPLEEKRRALRQEGLSDVLSGRSKPQNVNGSTVVKVGKTQAEGAAARSTRANAASQTQDQYVELSREKTDRIFVILAEFGNDRHPSYPDQDTNPNTAGPTRFDGPLHNEIPQPNRAVDNSTVWQADYNADYFRKLYFGTNPGDESVKQYFEAQSSGRYSVDGTVTDWVKVQYNEARYGRSGGYPCGSNVCTNTWALVRDAANKWVVDQKAAGRTDAQIAADLSAMDQWDRYDHDSDGNFNEPDGYIDHFQIVHSGGDEADGDPHQGEDAIWSHRWYAYASDQGSTGPVGNPLGGTQIGNTGLWIGDYTIQPENGGRSVFYHEYAHDLGLPDDYNVTSGGDNNNEHWTLMAQSRLGAKNDAGIGDRGGDLGAWNKLQLGWLDYEVVVAGQKRTMTLGPQEYNTDEAQGVVVVLPQRDYTFDHGAPFEGTKQFFSGNKDDLNSTMTRTLDFTGKSSAALSMKGRYNIEADYDYLFFEASLDGGQSWVTLPGTANGQPLKEISAGRFALDGSSNGQWVDVAIPMDVAAGKVAQFRLRYQTDGGVSDGGFYGDAITVTADGQTVLSDGAESGAAGWTLAGGFETAAASYTKAYDNYYIAGTRQYISYDKYLKTGPYFFGYSNTRPDYVDNYAYQEGLLISYWNTRWADNDTFAHPGEGRNMIIDAHPRPIYNLTGQPWRSRVQVYDAPFGLKKADSFTLHLNSQPQYIRGQAAQPLFDDTQQYWFPELPNHGVKLPATGTKIKVLEKNGLNTKIRIS